One window of Mangrovibacterium diazotrophicum genomic DNA carries:
- a CDS encoding DUF58 domain-containing protein, which produces MSANIFAGEYHSAFKGRGMAFSEVREYQFGDDVRNIDWNVTARYNKPYIKIFEEERELTVMLLIDVSGSRDFGSFEKFKKNVITEISAILSFSAIQNNDKIGVIFFSETIEKFIPPKKGKSHILRIIRELIDFEPENKGTNISEALRYMTNAIKKRCTCFIISDFIQSENEFDKALTIANNKHDVVALRIFDEREASLPPIGMIKLKDAETGEYIWVDSSSRQVRESYAQWWKEASAKLDWSFKKSGVDYANINTKEDYVRSLMTLFKKRGLKA; this is translated from the coding sequence CGGGCGAATATCACTCGGCTTTTAAAGGACGCGGGATGGCTTTCAGCGAGGTGCGCGAATACCAGTTCGGCGACGACGTGCGTAACATCGACTGGAACGTGACGGCTCGCTACAACAAACCGTACATCAAAATTTTTGAGGAAGAGCGTGAGTTGACCGTGATGTTGTTGATCGACGTCAGCGGGTCGCGTGATTTTGGTTCATTCGAGAAATTCAAAAAGAATGTGATTACCGAAATCTCCGCGATTCTTTCGTTCTCTGCCATCCAGAACAACGATAAAATCGGTGTGATTTTCTTCTCGGAAACCATTGAAAAATTCATTCCGCCTAAAAAAGGGAAATCGCACATTTTGCGTATCATCCGCGAGCTGATCGATTTTGAGCCGGAAAACAAAGGGACCAACATTTCCGAAGCCTTGCGTTACATGACCAATGCCATCAAGAAACGTTGCACCTGTTTCATCATTTCCGACTTTATTCAAAGTGAAAACGAATTCGACAAGGCGCTGACTATCGCCAATAACAAGCACGATGTCGTGGCTCTCCGCATTTTCGACGAGCGCGAAGCCAGCCTGCCGCCAATTGGTATGATCAAGCTGAAAGATGCTGAAACCGGCGAGTACATCTGGGTGGACAGTAGCAGCCGGCAAGTGCGCGAAAGCTATGCGCAATGGTGGAAAGAAGCCAGTGCCAAACTGGATTGGTCGTTTAAGAAAAGCGGTGTAGATTACGCCAACATCAACACCAAAGAGGACTATGTCAGATCCCTGATGACGCTGTTTAAAAAACGGGGGTTAAAAGCATAA